Part of the Vibrio penaeicida genome is shown below.
TGATGGTGAGCCACGACCTTGATGTGGTGAACTGGCTATGTGATGACGTATACGTCATGTGTCAGGGGCAGCTTGAAGAGCAGACGGATGTGCATCGGCTGGCGCGTCATCAGGCGACGAGCGAGTATACTCATAAACTTCTCGCTGCTACACATGGCGAAAAAATCTGCGACTAAATACACTTCCCGCTTTTGATGCATAGGCTTGGTAGAGGCAGATTAAATTACTTATTCTTTTAGACGATACCTCTCACGAAATAATCGTGAGAGGTAATGGCTATCACATACAATACAACGCTGAGCGAGTTCGAAGTGATTCTTCTTCGCCACTAAAGCTATCGTAAATATGTATATCTGGCTCAGCCTTTAGGTATTTAGCCGGATTTTTTATCTCTCTCAGTTTGATGTAATTCTTTCTTGCTGAAATTCTTTCAATCGCTTCAACACGGAAGTAAGTGTTTGGCTTCGCTAAAATTTCTGCTTCGTATGCTTTGAAGGTATACGCATTAATTGCTCGCCCTGATGACTTTAAATCAATTTTAAACTGAGCAGCAGACACGTTCTGATAAACCCCCGCAGCAGAGAAATTTCTCGCCATACTTGGAATGGTCGATGTCGATAAAAATGCCTTTTCATGCAAGATGTCACCAACATTAAGCCCTTCTAGAAGGGCGTTTTTAATGGATGAGCCTCGATAAACAGTCCCTTTAAAATTAGGCAACTTATTCATTGCGCTCCGCATCTGGGAGACTCGCGCTTTGAGCGCTTCCCCATAACCGGCTATCAGAAACTCTTTAGGTTCTCCTGCTCTCATGTACTCATTCACGATATCATGGTCAACGCGACCATAACGTTTAATCGCCGAGTACTCTTCTGGGAGCATTTTTTTCTCTGCTTTGGCATGATGAACGATCGTCCAATCCATTAAATCATCTGCCATCTGCTCTTGTTGCATCGGTGATAAGTCCTGCCCTTTAAACTCAGCGAAATCTTCTGCAAATGCGTAGTTTTGAGCGGTAAGTGTTTGAGTGGCAATTGTTAACAACGTAGTGAATAGTCTCTTTTTCATATTAAACCCTCGATCCACTGCAGATTAGAGAACGCCAGTTAGATTGGCTTATCTCTTCACCTGAATAGAGATTGTATGTTGTCCCCGTCGTTGCCTCATGTGACGAAACGGTCTCTAGCGCCACCATTGAAGCCCCTCGATTCAACTCGATATTCGTAACTCTGTAGTAAGTGTTAGGTGGCAACAATACTTCGGCTTCTCCCCCAAATTCAGACAGCCCCCCAAGTGCGCGACCATGACTCTTCACTTGGACTTCATACAGCACACGCTGTAAAGGCTTTGAGGAATTCGGTCTAACGACAGCAAACCGCTTCGCAATGTCAGGAATAGTACTGCTTGATGTAAAAGCAGGCTCAACCACGACATCTCCAACTTGGAGTTTGTTCAAAAGAGATTGCCTTGCCCACGCACCACGGTAAGTTACCCCCTTGTAGCGAGGCAGTTTTTTCATAGCGCTGCGTACTTGCTTAATAAACGTTCTCGCACTTTTTCCTGAACTGCCCCATGTAGAGGTATCCGTGGCTCTTAAATAGTCATTCGCAAGTTGATAACCAGAGACAGAAAAATCCTCCAACGCTTCCGCTTCGTTTGCTGTCATCAATTTATATCGCCAATCACTGGAAGCTTTTGCCCAATCAGAAAATTGTGACGCCAGTTCATCGACTTGCACTTTGCTGCGCAAAGGGGCTTTCAATGCATCGAATGGTGTAGCCTGAACAGCAAAGCTAAAACAGAGAATACAGAGTGAAATAACTCTCAACATAGTTTGCTTCTCCTATTACCAATACCTTGGGTTGTTTGGGCTTAAATCACAGGAGATATTTAACGTATTCTGCTTGTTAACTCCGAATCGAATCGCACTAAATAGCTCTAACTGTTGACGAGTCACGCTGTCAAACCAATCAGAAAATGGTGTCAACCAATACAATGATTCGTCACCTGAGACCTTAAATAAGGCATCTCGAAGCTGTGGGTAATTAATTTCACAAGATCGACCCGGTAGGTTGGTGAAGTTCTCGTTGACTTGAACAAGCAGGTCGAGCTTTCTACCCAGTTCAGAATTGGTGTTAAACAAGTCATCAATGGAGGCATGCAAACGCACGTCATAACTCACCTCTTCACCACCATTCGCTGGGTAGTAATACGCTGAATCGATATCGTCGATGTTGTGATAGACATCTAACGTTAAGTACCGAAGAAGATGCGCAGGTAAAGGCTCAGAAAGTAATGCGGTTGTCCCCATTTCTCCAGAAGCGTAGTGACCCGTAGAAATATTCTGCGCATGGACAATGGCAATGTATCTCTGGAAATCACCAATCTGTGAAGCAAGCCATTCCTCACCATTGCTGTCAGAGACACTCATCGCCTCTAAAATGCGGTTTTTTACAATACCTTTCGCCAATGGCAACGAGGCAGAAAGGTTTCTAATATTTAAGTTCGAAGCCTTAAGTGCTGACGCAATCAGAGGTGCATGTTTATCAAGGTCGAAACTTCCTGGATAGAGGTAGCTATAAAAACCACTAACGTGAGCCGCTTGCCATTCACTCTCTAATGCCGAGCGAATAAACCCTTCTAAATTTGCCAAGCGTTTTGAATGGACGTAGTACCCAGAGTCTTTGTTTCTTTCGTACCAGCCAGCAATGTGGTGCAGTGAGGATTCTCGAGACAAGTTTTCTTTTTCTAAGTAGCTTGAAGACCATGCCGCACAGGCATTTCCACCGCCACATTCAGCCTCTAACGCTGTGCTTGAATCAAACAACCAACGCATGACTCGCGCTTTGTCGGTTTCCGCGTTTCTGATAATACGCTGTTTATCGGAGAAGCTTAGGATCTGTTGCTCAAGCCAAGCCTCTTCATGTTGAGAGCTCCAACCTTCGTTGATCAATTCATCCATAGATTGAGAAAAGACACGTTTGATAGCATCGCGATTTGGCATCACCATCTGCGAAATTACTTCATCTTTTGACGACTCATAATGCTCTTTTTTTGCAGGGATCCACGTGTATTCCGTACACCCTCTGAAGTTCGGGTCACCCCCAAGTATCCCAATTCGAGTACACTTCTTATACCCTTCTTGAATAACAAAGTACTTTTGACGACGTTCGGTTGCCGTGGCTGGACGCCCAAAAATACTACGAGACATCTCATCTATCGCTAAATAATCCGCTTGTTCTTTAAAGTAGCGATGGGCTTTCGCAACCGCCTCTGAATCAAACAAACGATCGATGGTATTCCTGCCTTCTGCATACATCTCCGCTTTTAACTTGGTTCTAAGATCATCAAGTTGTGTGTTGGCGGTCTCGACGATTTTGATCTTCGCATTGAGAGTTCGTCGATATAGTTGGTGCAGGGATTTGCGATCCAATCCATCCACTTCCCCATTTTTAAGATCGCCCAGCACCGTTACAGCTAGGTCTAAATGATCTTGTTGGCAATGCTGCAAGCGTGCTAAAGCTTGGTTGGCTTCTTGTTTCGATGGCACATACATCGGGCGGTTGTTGTTTTCTTCCTGATCTGGGTATAAGGCCAACAGTGCATCGATCTCAGTTCGGCAAGTTGAAGCAAGATCAGAGGCAAACAGTTTGGCATTCGCACCTTGTAGCGCGAGCTTATTAAAAATGGCTTTCTGAACTTCGCTCTCTACCGAGTTAATCAAGGTCTCGGCTAATACGGCTTGCGCTTTTAGTGCTTCTTGATAATGCTGCTGGTACTTGAGTGCTACATCAGAGGCATAACCCTTCGCGAGCGCTTCAAGCATGCGCTGTTGGCTTGAGGCGAGATCAGCCCAATGCTGCTTATCTTTTTTATCTTGTTGAGTGACAATATCGTCATGAACGGTAAAGCTATAGTGCTCTCCCGCTGCAACCCGATCCCAGCGTGCGGTTAAGATCTTACGATCAATTTCTCGCTCAGGTAGCTTGA
Proteins encoded:
- a CDS encoding ADP-ribosyltransferase gives rise to the protein MKKRLFTTLLTIATQTLTAQNYAFAEDFAEFKGQDLSPMQQEQMADDLMDWTIVHHAKAEKKMLPEEYSAIKRYGRVDHDIVNEYMRAGEPKEFLIAGYGEALKARVSQMRSAMNKLPNFKGTVYRGSSIKNALLEGLNVGDILHEKAFLSTSTIPSMARNFSAAGVYQNVSAAQFKIDLKSSGRAINAYTFKAYEAEILAKPNTYFRVEAIERISARKNYIKLREIKNPAKYLKAEPDIHIYDSFSGEEESLRTRSALYCM
- a CDS encoding ADP-ribosyltransferase; the protein is MLRVISLCILCFSFAVQATPFDALKAPLRSKVQVDELASQFSDWAKASSDWRYKLMTANEAEALEDFSVSGYQLANDYLRATDTSTWGSSGKSARTFIKQVRSAMKKLPRYKGVTYRGAWARQSLLNKLQVGDVVVEPAFTSSSTIPDIAKRFAVVRPNSSKPLQRVLYEVQVKSHGRALGGLSEFGGEAEVLLPPNTYYRVTNIELNRGASMVALETVSSHEATTGTTYNLYSGEEISQSNWRSLICSGSRV